In Anaerostipes hadrus ATCC 29173 = JCM 17467, a single genomic region encodes these proteins:
- a CDS encoding sigma factor: MSTEQILERLMREYGDSVFRMCFLYLKDYHLAEDATQGTFMKAMKKLKDYFELHIK, from the coding sequence ATGTCGACAGAACAAATTTTAGAAAGGCTTATGCGAGAATACGGAGATTCTGTTTTTCGTATGTGCTTTCTTTACTTAAAGGATTATCATTTGGCAGAAGATGCCACACAGGGAACATTTATGAAAGCTATGAAAAAATTAAAAGATTATTTTGAGTTGCATATAAAATAA
- a CDS encoding AAA family ATPase: MQKKLPIGIENFEDMIKENYYYVDKTGLLKQLLNEHGLVNLFTRPRRFGKSLNMSMLKYFFEIGNDQAIFEGLEISKDKELCDQYQGKFPVISVSLKGAKAGNYEDAKAMMKYIMAAESRRLYDRMSGDKLSEKQKEQMKSLMSDNMKDTELMTALWILSSILKEYYGEKVIILIDEYDVPLDKAFENNYYNEMIILLRNMLKQSLKTNDNLYMAVLTGCLRIARESIFTGLNNFNIFSITDQYFDEYFGFTDKEVKEILQYYKVPEAFEQTKKWYDGYRFGNTDIYCPWDVINHCRALKVEPDATPQPYWINTSGNYIVKRFIEKANQQTRREIEQLIEGKAIQKEIRLELTYNELDSTIENLWSVLFATGYLTQQGKPQGRTYSLIIPNESIRQIFIEQIQEWFKETTRKDENRLKDFCKAFEEGNAEAIEEQFNNYLMKTISIRDTFTTKKENFYHGVLLGLLSYDPDWYITSNQESGDGYSDIMIEAEQARIGIIIEVKYAENIKTLDKACQKALKQIKEKNYDQKLEEEGYETILNYGIACYKKRCKVLVDK; the protein is encoded by the coding sequence ATGCAAAAGAAACTTCCAATCGGAATTGAAAACTTTGAAGATATGATAAAAGAAAACTATTACTATGTAGATAAAACAGGCCTGCTCAAACAATTGCTAAATGAACACGGCCTAGTCAATCTATTCACAAGACCAAGAAGATTCGGAAAATCCTTAAATATGAGTATGTTAAAATATTTCTTTGAAATAGGAAATGATCAGGCAATTTTTGAAGGCCTTGAAATTTCAAAGGACAAAGAATTATGCGATCAATATCAGGGAAAATTTCCAGTAATCTCAGTTTCATTAAAAGGAGCGAAAGCAGGAAATTATGAAGATGCAAAAGCTATGATGAAATATATCATGGCAGCAGAATCCAGACGATTATACGATCGAATGTCAGGAGATAAGTTAAGCGAAAAACAAAAAGAACAGATGAAATCATTAATGTCAGATAACATGAAAGATACAGAGTTAATGACAGCACTGTGGATTTTATCTTCTATTTTAAAAGAATATTATGGGGAAAAAGTTATCATATTGATCGACGAATATGATGTCCCATTAGACAAGGCGTTCGAGAATAACTACTATAATGAAATGATCATCTTACTTCGAAACATGTTAAAACAATCATTAAAAACAAATGATAATCTATACATGGCCGTATTAACAGGCTGCTTAAGAATTGCCAGAGAAAGCATCTTTACAGGACTAAATAACTTCAATATCTTTTCTATCACAGACCAATATTTTGATGAGTACTTTGGATTTACAGACAAAGAAGTAAAAGAAATATTACAATATTACAAAGTACCAGAAGCTTTCGAACAAACAAAGAAATGGTATGACGGCTATCGCTTTGGAAACACAGATATCTACTGCCCATGGGATGTAATCAATCACTGCCGAGCATTAAAAGTAGAACCAGATGCGACACCACAGCCATACTGGATCAATACAAGTGGAAATTATATCGTAAAACGCTTTATAGAGAAAGCAAACCAACAGACAAGAAGAGAAATTGAACAATTAATTGAAGGAAAAGCAATCCAGAAAGAAATCAGGTTAGAACTAACATACAACGAACTAGACAGCACGATCGAGAATCTCTGGAGTGTACTCTTCGCAACAGGCTACCTCACCCAACAGGGAAAACCACAAGGAAGAACTTACTCTCTGATAATCCCAAACGAATCCATCCGACAGATCTTTATCGAACAGATTCAGGAATGGTTCAAAGAAACCACAAGAAAAGACGAAAACCGCTTAAAAGATTTCTGCAAAGCATTTGAAGAAGGAAACGCAGAAGCAATCGAAGAACAATTTAATAACTACCTAATGAAAACCATCAGCATCCGAGACACCTTCACAACCAAAAAAGAAAACTTCTACCATGGAGTCCTCCTAGGCTTACTAAGCTACGACCCAGACTGGTACATTACCTCAAACCAAGAAAGCGGAGACGGATACAGCGACATCATGATCGAAGCAGAACAAGCCAGAATCGGAATCATTATAGAAGTAA